A stretch of Malus sylvestris chromosome 11, drMalSylv7.2, whole genome shotgun sequence DNA encodes these proteins:
- the LOC126588599 gene encoding gibberellin receptor GID1B-like isoform X2, translating into MAGSNEVNVNESKVVPLNTWVLISNFKLAYNLLRRADGTFNRELAEFLDRKVPANTVPVDGVFSFDHVDRATGLLNRVYQFAPQNESQWGIVDLEQPLSTTKVVPVIIFFHGGSFTHSSANSAIYDTFCRRLVNTCKAVVVSVNYRRSPEHRYPCAYEDGWAALKWVKSRKWLQSGKGKDLKVHVYLAGDSSGGNIAHHVAVKAAEAEVEVLGNILLHPMFAGQKRTESEKRLDGKYFVTIQDRDWYWRAFLPEGEDRDHPACHVFGPRDKSLEGLKFPKSLVVVAGFDLMQDWQLAYVEGLKNAGQDVKLLFLKQATIGFYFLPNNEHFYCLMEEMKTFVNPDC; encoded by the exons ATGGCTGGCAGTAATGAAGTCAACGTCAATGAATCCAAG GTTGTTCCGCTCAACACATGGGTACTAATCTCCAATTTCAAGCTGGCTTACAACCTCCTCCGCCGTGCCGACGGAACATTCAACCGCGAGCTGGCGGAGTTCCTCGACCGGAAAGTCCCCGCCAACACAGTTCCGGTTGACGGGGTTTTCTCGTTTGATCACGTCGACAGAGCCACCGGCCTCCTCAACCGTGTTTACCAATTTGCCCCCCAAAACGAGTCTCAATGGGGTATCGTGGATCTTGAGCAGCCCTTGAGCACCACCAAGGTCGTCCCGGTCATAATCTTCTTCCACGGTGGAAGCTTCACTCATTCCTCCGCCAACAGCGCCATCTACGACACTTTCTGCCGCCGCCTTGTCAACACTTGCAAGGCGGTTGTAGTCTCCGTAAACTACCGCCGTTCGCCAGAACATCGGTATCCTTGTGCTTATGAGGACGGATGGGCGGCTCTCAAGTGGGTGAAATCGAGAAAGTGGCTGCAGAGCGGGAAGGGGAAGGACTTGAAAGTTCATGTCTACTTAGCTGGAGACAGCTCCGGCGGCAACATTGCTCACCACGTCGCGGTAAAGGCGGCAGAAGCGGAGGTTGAGGTGCTCGGAAACATCCTTCTGCACCCGATGTTTGCAGGGCAAAAGAGAACAGAATCAGAGAAGAGATTGGACGGGAAGTACTTCGTAACGATACAAGACCGCGATTGGTACTGGCGGGCATTTCTCCCCGAAGGCGAAGATAGAGATCATCCTGCGTGTCACGTTTTCGGCCCGAGGGACAAGAGCCTCGAGGGCTTGAAATTTCCCAAGAGTCTCGTTGTTGTGGCGGGCTTCGATCTTATGCAAGATTGGCAATTGGCCTATGTGGAAGGGCTCAAAAATGCAGGGCAGGACGTGAAGCTTCTGTTCTTAAAGCAGGCGACGATCGGGTTCTACTTCTTGCCGAACAACGAGCATTTCTACTGCCTCATGGAGGAGATGAAGACCTTCGTGAATCCTGACTGTTAA
- the LOC126588599 gene encoding gibberellin receptor GID1B-like isoform X1, with product MAGSNEVNVNESKKVVPLNTWVLISNFKLAYNLLRRADGTFNRELAEFLDRKVPANTVPVDGVFSFDHVDRATGLLNRVYQFAPQNESQWGIVDLEQPLSTTKVVPVIIFFHGGSFTHSSANSAIYDTFCRRLVNTCKAVVVSVNYRRSPEHRYPCAYEDGWAALKWVKSRKWLQSGKGKDLKVHVYLAGDSSGGNIAHHVAVKAAEAEVEVLGNILLHPMFAGQKRTESEKRLDGKYFVTIQDRDWYWRAFLPEGEDRDHPACHVFGPRDKSLEGLKFPKSLVVVAGFDLMQDWQLAYVEGLKNAGQDVKLLFLKQATIGFYFLPNNEHFYCLMEEMKTFVNPDC from the exons ATGGCTGGCAGTAATGAAGTCAACGTCAATGAATCCAAG AAGGTTGTTCCGCTCAACACATGGGTACTAATCTCCAATTTCAAGCTGGCTTACAACCTCCTCCGCCGTGCCGACGGAACATTCAACCGCGAGCTGGCGGAGTTCCTCGACCGGAAAGTCCCCGCCAACACAGTTCCGGTTGACGGGGTTTTCTCGTTTGATCACGTCGACAGAGCCACCGGCCTCCTCAACCGTGTTTACCAATTTGCCCCCCAAAACGAGTCTCAATGGGGTATCGTGGATCTTGAGCAGCCCTTGAGCACCACCAAGGTCGTCCCGGTCATAATCTTCTTCCACGGTGGAAGCTTCACTCATTCCTCCGCCAACAGCGCCATCTACGACACTTTCTGCCGCCGCCTTGTCAACACTTGCAAGGCGGTTGTAGTCTCCGTAAACTACCGCCGTTCGCCAGAACATCGGTATCCTTGTGCTTATGAGGACGGATGGGCGGCTCTCAAGTGGGTGAAATCGAGAAAGTGGCTGCAGAGCGGGAAGGGGAAGGACTTGAAAGTTCATGTCTACTTAGCTGGAGACAGCTCCGGCGGCAACATTGCTCACCACGTCGCGGTAAAGGCGGCAGAAGCGGAGGTTGAGGTGCTCGGAAACATCCTTCTGCACCCGATGTTTGCAGGGCAAAAGAGAACAGAATCAGAGAAGAGATTGGACGGGAAGTACTTCGTAACGATACAAGACCGCGATTGGTACTGGCGGGCATTTCTCCCCGAAGGCGAAGATAGAGATCATCCTGCGTGTCACGTTTTCGGCCCGAGGGACAAGAGCCTCGAGGGCTTGAAATTTCCCAAGAGTCTCGTTGTTGTGGCGGGCTTCGATCTTATGCAAGATTGGCAATTGGCCTATGTGGAAGGGCTCAAAAATGCAGGGCAGGACGTGAAGCTTCTGTTCTTAAAGCAGGCGACGATCGGGTTCTACTTCTTGCCGAACAACGAGCATTTCTACTGCCTCATGGAGGAGATGAAGACCTTCGTGAATCCTGACTGTTAA
- the LOC126591086 gene encoding protein VAPYRIN-LIKE-like, whose translation MDRLVKPDVKEVELNFKRDQKCSATFRLSNLMHTMSVAVSLTTTNPSLFSFTHPLSIIPPLSSSSYTLLLSQPSDQPPLSLTANPHDVINVEAVINVEASMLPTGKADQEDLRRLFRRPGPHVFRDATIPISFVGPHVVEFLISQLTRISEFDSFFNKAISGCSGAELTALLGPAIASGNANLVSDLIDAGAVVNQRDSDSGSLLSLGVRSGNIDIVKVLIASSCEIGNSADEVLHDAAAMNRVDLFEILYKTIGGIDVNLVDKEGRTPIHIAAAHGHVEMLKFCISIGGNAEVTDCRGWSPLHWAAEKGHLGAAKCLLNCSNVKYAVTKDGRTAFDLAAANGHTRLLGFLRYDDVLNRAARLDDAHGIKSCLAEGAEVNGRDQNGWTPLHRAAFKGRIECVKVLLNHGALVDAVDDASYTPLHCAAEAGHVEVALLLVAHGARANVKSMEGIVPTNLDRFNFKNHPALFNPCVMKKSEFSREINAYHGAKPTL comes from the coding sequence ATGGACAGGCTGGTGAAGCCAGACGTGAAGGAAGTGGAGCTCAACTTCAAGCGAGACCAAAAGTGCAGCGCAACCTTCCGGCTTAGCAACCTCATGCACACCATGTCCGTCGCCGTCTCTCTCACCACCACCAACCCATCTCTCTTTTCCTTCACTCACCCCCTCTCCATAATCCCGCcgctctcttcctcctcctacACCCTCCTCCTCTCTCAGCCGTCCGATCAGCCCCCGCTTTCCCTCACCGCCAACCCTCATGACGTCATCAACGTCGAGGCCGTCATCAACGTCGAGGCCTCCATGCTCCCCACAGGGAAAGCCGACCAGGAGGATCTCCGCCGCCTGTTCCGCCGGCCCGGGCCTCACGTTTTCCGGGACGCTACTATACCCATCTCGTTTGTGGGTCCGCACGTGGTTGAATTTCTGATTTCTCAGCTCACCCGGATCTCGGAATTCGATTCGTTTTTTAACAAGGCGATTTCTGGGTGCTCTGGGGCTGAGCTCACGGCGCTGCTCGGTCCCGCCATAGCTTCCGGGAATGCTAATTTGGTCTCCGACCTGATTGACGCCGGTGCGGTTGTGAATCAGAGAGATTCGGATTCCGGGTCTTTGCTATCTCTCGGTGTTCGGTCCGGAAACATTGATATTGTGAAGGTTCTGATCGCCTCCAGCTGTGAAATTGGTAATTCAGCAGACGAGGTCTTGCACGACGCGGCGGCGATGAACCGGGTCGATTTGTTTGAGATTTTGTACAAGACTATCGGTGGAATTGACGTGAATTTGGTTGACAAGGAAGGTCGAACTCCGATTCATATCGCGGCCGCGCACGGCCATGTCGagatgttgaagttttgtattTCTATCGGAGGCAATGCGGAGGTTACGGACTGTAGAGGTTGGAGTCCGCTTCACTGGGCGGCGGAGAAGGGGCATTTGGGGGCCGCaaagtgtttgttaaattgcTCCAATGTGAAATACGCCGTCACCAAAGACGGAAGGACGGCTTTCGATCTCGCCGCCGCGAACGGGCACACGAGACTGCTGGGTTTCCTGCGATACGACGACGTCCTGAACCGGGCGGCAAGGTTGGACGACGCTCACGGGATAAAGAGTTGCCTTGCGGAGGGGGCAGAGGTGAACGGGAGGGACCAGAATGGCTGGACCCCTTTGCACAGGGCGGCGTTCAAAGGGAGGATCGAGTGTGTGAAGGTGTTGCTTAATCATGGTGCTCTGGTGGATGCCGTGGACGATGCCAGCTACACGCCGCTGCACTGCGCGGCGGAGGCGGGGCACGTGGAGGTGGCTCTGTTGCTGGTTGCTCATGGAGCTCGGGCCAATGTGAAGAGCATGGAGGGAATTGTTCCCACCAATTTGGACCGTTTCAACTTCAAGAACCACCCTGCTCTTTTCAACCCTTGCGTCATGAAAAAGAGCGAGTTTAGCCGGGAAATAAACGCCTATCACGGAGCTAAACCTACGTTGTAA
- the LOC126589456 gene encoding histone H2AX: MSSPTSKGGRGKPKASKSVSRSSKAGLQFPVGRIARFLKAGKYAERVGAGAPVYLSAVLEYLAAEVLELAGNAARDNKKNRIVPRHIQLAVRNDEELSKLLGAVTIANGGVMPNIHQNLLPKKVGKGKGEIGSASQEF; this comes from the exons ATGAGTTCTCCGACCTCCAAAGGCGGCAGAGGCAAGCCCAAGGCCTCCAAATCCGTCTCCCGATCTTCCAAGGCCGGCCTCCAGTTTCCCGTCGGTCGTATCGCGCGGTTCCTCAAGGCCGGCAAGTACGCCGAGCGTGTCGGCGCTGGCGCCCCCGTCTACCTCTCCGCCGTCCTCGAGTATCTCGCTGCTGAG GTGCTTGAGCTTGCTGGAAATGCAGCCAGAGACAACAAGAAGAACCGAATTGTCCCGAGGCACATTCAGCTGGCTGTGCGGAACGACGAGGAGCTGAGCAAGCTTTTGGGGGCTGTCACGATCGCAAACGGCGGTGTTATGCCCAACATCCATCAGAATCTGCTGCCGAAGAAGGTTGGCAAAGGGAAAGGCGAAATTGGATCCGCCTCACAAGAATTTTAG
- the LOC126589455 gene encoding uncharacterized protein LOC126589455 isoform X1, with product MAVPLVNLAPNLTVSKLCLGTMTFGEQNSLPESFRLLGGALEAGINFFDSAEMYPVVQQAETQGRSEEYLGRWIRESKIPRDSVVLATKVTGPSGQMTWIRDGPKCLDARNIADAIDGSLRRLQTDYIDLYQIHWPDRYVPMFGETEYDPTRQFCSIPIEEQLDALGRAVDSGKIRYVGLSNETPYGVMKFVQVAERSTYRPKIVSLQNAYSLLCRTFDSGLAECCHHERISLLAYSPLAMGILSGKYFSPDGGPPDARLNVFRGKYSEGESRYNLSNHIIRAAALEYIKIAEKYILHPVSLAIAFVLSRSLVASVVFGATKSWQLQEVLDGCKVELTPEVIAEINKVHERVPNPCP from the exons ATGGCGGTGCCGCTCGTTAACCTCGCACCGAATCTAACAGTCTCAAAGCTCTGCTTGG GGACGATGACTTTCGGCGAGCAAAACTCGTTGCCCGAGTCATTTCGGCTCCTCGGCGGAGCTCTCGAGGCCGGAATCAACTTCTTCGACTCGGCAGAAATGTACCCGGTGGTTCAGCAAGCAGAGACTCAGGGTAGGAGCGAGGAGTACCTCGGCCGTTGGATTAGAGAGAGCAAAATCCCTCGAGACAGCGTCGTTTTGGCCACCAAG GTTACGGGACCCTCTGGGCAGATGACTTGGATTCGAGATGGCCCCAAGTGTTTGGATGCCAGGAATATCGCCGATGCCATTGACGGCAG TTTAAGGAGATTGCAGACGGATTACATTGATCTTTATCAGATTCATTGGCCCGATCG CTATGTTCCCATGTTTGGAGAAACTGAATATGATCCAACCCGACAGTTTTGTTCGATTCCTATAGAGGAACAGCTGGATGCTCTTGGGAGAGCCGTTGATTCGGGTAAG ATCAGATATGTTGGTCTTAGTAATGAAACACCGTACGGTGTCATGAAGTTTGTTCAGGTGGCTGAAAGGAGCACTTACCGTCCAAAGATTGTGTCTCTGCAG AACGCATACAGCTTGCTCTGCCGAACTTTTGATTCTGGATTGGCTGAATGCTGTCATCATGAGAG GATCAGTTTACTAGCTTATAGCCCCCTTGCAATGGGTATACTCTCTGGGAAGTATTTTTCTCCTGATGGGGGTCCACCAGATGCTCGGTTGAATGTTTTTAGAG GGAAATATTCGGAAGGGGAATCCAGATACAACCTGTCTAATCACATCATAAGAGCAGCAGCCCTG GAATACATTAAGATTGCAGAAAAGTACATTCTTCATCCAGTATCTCTTGCAATAG CCTTTGTTTTGAGTCGCTCCCTCGTTGCAAGTGTTGTTTTTGGAGCAACCAAGTCATGGCAACTTCAAGAGGTTCTAGATGGATGCAAGGTCGAGCTCACACCAGAAGTAATCGCGGAAATTAACAAGGttcatgagagggttccgaatCCATGCCCCTGA
- the LOC126589455 gene encoding uncharacterized protein LOC126589455 isoform X2: protein MAVPLVNLAPNLTVSKLCLGTMTFGEQNSLPESFRLLGGALEAGINFFDSAEMYPVVQQAETQGRSEEYLGRWIRESKIPRDSVVLATKVTGPSGQMTWIRDGPKCLDARNIADAIDGSLRRLQTDYIDLYQIHWPDRYVPMFGETEYDPTRQFCSIPIEEQLDALGRAVDSGKFVQVAERSTYRPKIVSLQNAYSLLCRTFDSGLAECCHHERISLLAYSPLAMGILSGKYFSPDGGPPDARLNVFRGKYSEGESRYNLSNHIIRAAALEYIKIAEKYILHPVSLAIAFVLSRSLVASVVFGATKSWQLQEVLDGCKVELTPEVIAEINKVHERVPNPCP, encoded by the exons ATGGCGGTGCCGCTCGTTAACCTCGCACCGAATCTAACAGTCTCAAAGCTCTGCTTGG GGACGATGACTTTCGGCGAGCAAAACTCGTTGCCCGAGTCATTTCGGCTCCTCGGCGGAGCTCTCGAGGCCGGAATCAACTTCTTCGACTCGGCAGAAATGTACCCGGTGGTTCAGCAAGCAGAGACTCAGGGTAGGAGCGAGGAGTACCTCGGCCGTTGGATTAGAGAGAGCAAAATCCCTCGAGACAGCGTCGTTTTGGCCACCAAG GTTACGGGACCCTCTGGGCAGATGACTTGGATTCGAGATGGCCCCAAGTGTTTGGATGCCAGGAATATCGCCGATGCCATTGACGGCAG TTTAAGGAGATTGCAGACGGATTACATTGATCTTTATCAGATTCATTGGCCCGATCG CTATGTTCCCATGTTTGGAGAAACTGAATATGATCCAACCCGACAGTTTTGTTCGATTCCTATAGAGGAACAGCTGGATGCTCTTGGGAGAGCCGTTGATTCGGGTAAG TTTGTTCAGGTGGCTGAAAGGAGCACTTACCGTCCAAAGATTGTGTCTCTGCAG AACGCATACAGCTTGCTCTGCCGAACTTTTGATTCTGGATTGGCTGAATGCTGTCATCATGAGAG GATCAGTTTACTAGCTTATAGCCCCCTTGCAATGGGTATACTCTCTGGGAAGTATTTTTCTCCTGATGGGGGTCCACCAGATGCTCGGTTGAATGTTTTTAGAG GGAAATATTCGGAAGGGGAATCCAGATACAACCTGTCTAATCACATCATAAGAGCAGCAGCCCTG GAATACATTAAGATTGCAGAAAAGTACATTCTTCATCCAGTATCTCTTGCAATAG CCTTTGTTTTGAGTCGCTCCCTCGTTGCAAGTGTTGTTTTTGGAGCAACCAAGTCATGGCAACTTCAAGAGGTTCTAGATGGATGCAAGGTCGAGCTCACACCAGAAGTAATCGCGGAAATTAACAAGGttcatgagagggttccgaatCCATGCCCCTGA